TTTGATAGATTATCGATCAAAGATGAAAAACTGAAAAGTTTTGAGTCTAAAAAAGCGATGATCGATTATGAAATATCTTCATTAATGACACAAAATCCAAATGCACAATTACCAGATCTTTTAAATGATGAACAACATAAACTACTGGATGAGTTAAAAATTCAACTATCAGAGCTAAGAGATGTAAATAAAGAGTATGCAAAATTAGTTGTGATAGTAAGTAATTTATATAATGACTTTTTAGAGAGACTTGTTCCTACTGAGATGCAAGGATATAATAAAGTAGCATCGAAAAATTCTTCTATCTTGGAAGTAAGGGTATAGTATGGCTAATCTATTTAATACTTTAGGTATCGGATACTCAGGGCTTTCAGCTGCACAAGTCGGGATCAATACGACCGGTCACAATGTTGCAAATGCAGAAACAGAAGGGTATACTCGTCAAAGAGTGATCACATCTGCTGCGACACCTTTAAATACAATGCCTGGAAATGTGGGTAACGGTGTTGTTGTTCAAGATATAAAACGTGTTTTTGATAACTTTGTATTTGACAGATATACGGCAGTTTCGGCTGAAAAAGAGTATAGTGATTTTGAAGTAAGAACACTTGAAGAGTTATCAAGTTATTTTCCTGAAATTGACGGTGTAGGTATCAAATCAGATCTTTCGGCATACTATGATATGTGGCAAACATTTGCTGACAATCCGGATAATGATGCTATTAAGATTGCCTTGGCAAAACAAACTGAAACACTTGCAGGACATATACAAGAGACACAAAATCAAATAGTGACACTGCAACAAGAGGTTAATGACCAGTTAGCACTTAATGTTGAGCAAGTAAATGATATTGCGGCACAAATTGCAGAATTGAATTTAAGTATAGATACTGCTGAAGCGGCAGGGATGTATGAAGCAAGTGATCTTAGAGACAAAAGAAATCTTTTAGAGAAAGACTTAGCAAGACTTATCGGGGCTGAAGTAAATCAGGGTCAATTAGAAGCAAATATTCAAATAGATAGTAACTCAAATACAAAAACGGGAAGTTATACAATCTCTGTAAACGGATTTAATATCGTAGATGGAAATACTTACCATCCGCTTCATATGGATAAGGCCAATAATGAATATGGTTTTTACGAAGTCTCTTTTGAAAGACAAGACGGTTCTCTTATTCCATTAGAAGAAGAGATTAACGGCGGAAAGATTGGTGCTATTTTTGATCTTCGCGGTCGTGCGATAGATGAAACAACAGGGATGCCTACAAATGGAGTTCTGCAAACTACTATTGCTGATTTAGATGCTTTCGCAAAAGGGTTGATCGAATCAACGAACAACCTTTATGCACAGAGTAATACTACAAATATGGAATCTAATGTTATAGAGTTAGGTCAAAACGATGCAATATTAAGTTCAAATCTTAATGTAAAGCCTGGAGCTTTTGATGTTGTGATCTATGATATCGACGGTAATGAAGTGGGACGTAGAACTATAGAGATTAATGCTGCTACTACTATGTCTGGGGCTGCGGGAACTAACTCAATCGAGGGACAAATTACCCAAAACAAAGATGATAACAATGATTTAAACGCTAATAATGATATTGATGATTTTATAGAGTTTAACTTTCAACCTTCAGCTACAGGGGAATTAAGACTTGAACTCGGTATGAATGCTGAGTCAAAAGGGGCAGGATACACATTCTCAATCGTTGACAATTTAGAAACAAATGAGTTTTCATCAGGCTCAAATTTCGCTGGAGCTATAGGACTGCATAAGTTTTTTGATGGTGATAGCGCAAAAAATATCAAGCTTAACTTTAGTATCGCAGATAATCCAACGACGCTTAGAGCAGGGTATTCAACATCAAGTGGAGATAATAGAGTTGCACTAGATATGATACAGCAGCAATTTGAAAACTACGATTTTCAAGTTGGAGGAGATGTTTATAACACAACTGTTTACGGTATGTTTGACCTTACGGCAACCTATGTCGGGGTTACTACAAATAGTGCAATCACTCGCAGTGAAACAGTAAATACACAGTATAATGCGACAGAATTAGAGTATAACTCTATTTCAAAAGTAAGTATAGATGAAGAGATGACAAATCTTATCAAATACCAAACATCTTACGGTGCATCTGCTAAAGTTATTACGACAGTTGATCAGATGATGCAAACATTACTCGGGATTAAACAGTAGTATAGATGCCAATTTTTAGTATATTGGTTTTAGGCTTTATCTTTCTTTTCTCATTTTTTGGTTCATACTTTTACGGTGTGAGCCCTTTTACTTTAGAACCGCAAGCTATTTTATCATCGCCGTCACTTACACATCCTTTAGGAACGGACAGACTTGGCAGAGACCTGCTCGCCCGTTTGATAGAAGGTGGAAAAGTTTCTTTGATTATCGGTGTGGGAAGTGCTTTAATTGCATCTTTTATCGGTCTTATATTAGGCTCGATCGCTGGATATTT
Above is a window of Sulfurimonas marina DNA encoding:
- the flgK gene encoding flagellar hook-associated protein FlgK codes for the protein MANLFNTLGIGYSGLSAAQVGINTTGHNVANAETEGYTRQRVITSAATPLNTMPGNVGNGVVVQDIKRVFDNFVFDRYTAVSAEKEYSDFEVRTLEELSSYFPEIDGVGIKSDLSAYYDMWQTFADNPDNDAIKIALAKQTETLAGHIQETQNQIVTLQQEVNDQLALNVEQVNDIAAQIAELNLSIDTAEAAGMYEASDLRDKRNLLEKDLARLIGAEVNQGQLEANIQIDSNSNTKTGSYTISVNGFNIVDGNTYHPLHMDKANNEYGFYEVSFERQDGSLIPLEEEINGGKIGAIFDLRGRAIDETTGMPTNGVLQTTIADLDAFAKGLIESTNNLYAQSNTTNMESNVIELGQNDAILSSNLNVKPGAFDVVIYDIDGNEVGRRTIEINAATTMSGAAGTNSIEGQITQNKDDNNDLNANNDIDDFIEFNFQPSATGELRLELGMNAESKGAGYTFSIVDNLETNEFSSGSNFAGAIGLHKFFDGDSAKNIKLNFSIADNPTTLRAGYSTSSGDNRVALDMIQQQFENYDFQVGGDVYNTTVYGMFDLTATYVGVTTNSAITRSETVNTQYNATELEYNSISKVSIDEEMTNLIKYQTSYGASAKVITTVDQMMQTLLGIKQ